A window from Mixophyes fleayi isolate aMixFle1 chromosome 12, aMixFle1.hap1, whole genome shotgun sequence encodes these proteins:
- the PRUNE1 gene encoding exopolyphosphatase PRUNE1 isoform X2, translated as MEHFLQGCKAALQNEHEGLDFHVVLGNEACDLDSMVSALSLAYYLAKTSSSTNLVFVPVLNIPREDFPLRTESTFFLKEIGISKEHLTFRDEIDLGDLYESGRLVLSLVDHSVLPRADSFMEDVVTEVIDHHVTERKTALNCRVTIELVGSCSTLIAEKIFRDAPHILDFQLASLLRGPIVLDCVNMTPAAGRVTPKDTEHVTILESKFPHLTPRGALFDSMMKAKIDVSGLSTDQMLRKDLKALLGRNVTLAIAAIYIELETFLRREGMESDLRAFCRRHGYHALIAMPVTFTSSNVPVRQLAVYSQQGELLQLVSKALEQATNPSLELSRIPFDSKHITAYNQGNAVASRKKVLPILKDFLKKRSLNESGARPMHSFQEAEDYKGQLGFNEQNVVDNLEGNGLLDDFGEQQDNPDACVGDEWKYKGYPTCFRKQTEDGLDDEKSFPPTPMNSLVEGCPLDRGLPKLTAEAILERINRITVVDSEVKSTGSQ; from the exons ATGGAGCACTTCTTACAGGGCTGCAAGGCCGCCTTGCAG AACGAACATGAAGGTCTCGACTTCCACGTGGTGCTTGGGAACGAAGCCTGTGACCTGGACTCTATGGTCTCTGCTCTCTCTCTAGCCTATTATCTTGCCAAG ACCTCTTCCAGCACAAACCTTGTGTTCGTTCCGGTGTTGAACATCCCTCGCGAGGACTTCCCGCTTCGGACAGAAAGCACGTTCTTCCTGAAAGAAATCGGGATATCGAAGGAGCACCTGACGTTCCGTGATGAGATAGACCTGGGGGATCTTTATGAATCTGGGAGGCTGGTGTTGTCACTGGTGGATCACAGTGTGTTACCTAG GGCTGACTCATTCATGGAAGATGTGGTAACAGAGGTGATAGATCACCATGTTACGGAGAGAAAGACAGCTCTGAATTGCCGGGTTACCATCGAGCTGGTGGGATCCTGTAGCACTCTGATAGCGGAGAAGATTTTCCGAGACGCACCTCACATCCTGGACTTCCAGCTAGCGTCTCTGCTCCGTG GCCCTATTGTTCTGGATTGCGTGAACATGACACCGGCGGCCGGCAGGGTGACCCCAAAGGACACCGAGCATGTGACCATCCTGGAATCAAAGTTTCCACATCTGACACCGAGGGGCGCTCTGTTTGATTCGATGATGAAGGCCAAGATCGATGTGTCAG GTTTATCTACAGATCAAATGCTTCGCAAAGACCTCAAGGCCTTGCTGGGTCGCAACGTTACTTTGGCCATTGCTGCTATTTACATAGAACTAGAG ACGTTCCTGCGAAGGGAGGGCATGGAGAGCGACCTGCGGGCTTTCTGCCGCAGACACGGGTACCATGCCCTTATAGCCATGCCGgtcaccttcaccagcagtaaTGTGCCCGTCAGGCAATTAGCGGTGTACAGCCAGCAGGGGGAGCTCCTGCAACTG GTGAGTAAAGCCTTGGAGCAGGCTACGAATCCATCTCTAGAACTGTCCCGGATCCCCTTTGACTCTAAACACATCACGGCCTACAACCAGGGCAACGCCGTCGCTTCGCGCAAAAAAGTCCTGCCAATCCTGAAGGATTTCCTAAAGAAAAGGAGCCTTAACGAGAGTGGCGCTCGCCCCATGCATTCGTTCCAGGAGGCCGAGGACTACAAAGGACAATTGGGATTTAACGAACAAAATGTCGTCGATAACTTAGAGGGCAACGGGTTACTTGACGATTTCGGGGAGCAGCAGGACAACCCGGATGCTTGCGTTGGAGATGAATGGAAGTACAAGGGATACCCAACTTGTTTCAGGAAACAGACTGAGGATGGATTGGACGATGAAAAATCATTTCCTCCCACCCCTATGAACAGTCTGGTGGAAGGCTGTCCCCTTGACCGAGGTCTCCCAAAACTGACTGCGGAAGCCATCTTAGAGAGGATCAACCGTATCACTGTGGTAGATTCTGAGGTAAAGTCTACTGGAAGCCAATGA
- the PRUNE1 gene encoding exopolyphosphatase PRUNE1 isoform X4 produces the protein MVEQNEHEGLDFHVVLGNEACDLDSMVSALSLAYYLAKTSSSTNLVFVPVLNIPREDFPLRTESTFFLKEIGISKEHLTFRDEIDLGDLYESGRLVLSLVDHSVLPRADSFMEDVVTEVIDHHVTERKTALNCRVTIELVGSCSTLIAEKIFRDAPHILDFQLASLLRGPIVLDCVNMTPAAGRVTPKDTEHVTILESKFPHLTPRGALFDSMMKAKIDVSGLSTDQMLRKDLKALLGRNVTLAIAAIYIELETFLRREGMESDLRAFCRRHGYHALIAMPVTFTSSNVPVRQLAVYSQQGELLQLVSKALEQATNPSLELSRIPFDSKHITAYNQGNAVASRKKVLPILKDFLKKRSLNESGARPMHSFQEAEDYKGQLGFNEQNVVDNLEGNGLLDDFGEQQDNPDACVGDEWKYKGYPTCFRKQTEDGLDDEKSFPPTPMNSLVEGCPLDRGLPKLTAEAILERINRITVVDSEVKSTGSQ, from the exons AACGAACATGAAGGTCTCGACTTCCACGTGGTGCTTGGGAACGAAGCCTGTGACCTGGACTCTATGGTCTCTGCTCTCTCTCTAGCCTATTATCTTGCCAAG ACCTCTTCCAGCACAAACCTTGTGTTCGTTCCGGTGTTGAACATCCCTCGCGAGGACTTCCCGCTTCGGACAGAAAGCACGTTCTTCCTGAAAGAAATCGGGATATCGAAGGAGCACCTGACGTTCCGTGATGAGATAGACCTGGGGGATCTTTATGAATCTGGGAGGCTGGTGTTGTCACTGGTGGATCACAGTGTGTTACCTAG GGCTGACTCATTCATGGAAGATGTGGTAACAGAGGTGATAGATCACCATGTTACGGAGAGAAAGACAGCTCTGAATTGCCGGGTTACCATCGAGCTGGTGGGATCCTGTAGCACTCTGATAGCGGAGAAGATTTTCCGAGACGCACCTCACATCCTGGACTTCCAGCTAGCGTCTCTGCTCCGTG GCCCTATTGTTCTGGATTGCGTGAACATGACACCGGCGGCCGGCAGGGTGACCCCAAAGGACACCGAGCATGTGACCATCCTGGAATCAAAGTTTCCACATCTGACACCGAGGGGCGCTCTGTTTGATTCGATGATGAAGGCCAAGATCGATGTGTCAG GTTTATCTACAGATCAAATGCTTCGCAAAGACCTCAAGGCCTTGCTGGGTCGCAACGTTACTTTGGCCATTGCTGCTATTTACATAGAACTAGAG ACGTTCCTGCGAAGGGAGGGCATGGAGAGCGACCTGCGGGCTTTCTGCCGCAGACACGGGTACCATGCCCTTATAGCCATGCCGgtcaccttcaccagcagtaaTGTGCCCGTCAGGCAATTAGCGGTGTACAGCCAGCAGGGGGAGCTCCTGCAACTG GTGAGTAAAGCCTTGGAGCAGGCTACGAATCCATCTCTAGAACTGTCCCGGATCCCCTTTGACTCTAAACACATCACGGCCTACAACCAGGGCAACGCCGTCGCTTCGCGCAAAAAAGTCCTGCCAATCCTGAAGGATTTCCTAAAGAAAAGGAGCCTTAACGAGAGTGGCGCTCGCCCCATGCATTCGTTCCAGGAGGCCGAGGACTACAAAGGACAATTGGGATTTAACGAACAAAATGTCGTCGATAACTTAGAGGGCAACGGGTTACTTGACGATTTCGGGGAGCAGCAGGACAACCCGGATGCTTGCGTTGGAGATGAATGGAAGTACAAGGGATACCCAACTTGTTTCAGGAAACAGACTGAGGATGGATTGGACGATGAAAAATCATTTCCTCCCACCCCTATGAACAGTCTGGTGGAAGGCTGTCCCCTTGACCGAGGTCTCCCAAAACTGACTGCGGAAGCCATCTTAGAGAGGATCAACCGTATCACTGTGGTAGATTCTGAGGTAAAGTCTACTGGAAGCCAATGA
- the PRUNE1 gene encoding exopolyphosphatase PRUNE1 isoform X1 produces MFQLATTLDPWLRMRCLKNEHEGLDFHVVLGNEACDLDSMVSALSLAYYLAKTSSSTNLVFVPVLNIPREDFPLRTESTFFLKEIGISKEHLTFRDEIDLGDLYESGRLVLSLVDHSVLPRADSFMEDVVTEVIDHHVTERKTALNCRVTIELVGSCSTLIAEKIFRDAPHILDFQLASLLRGPIVLDCVNMTPAAGRVTPKDTEHVTILESKFPHLTPRGALFDSMMKAKIDVSGLSTDQMLRKDLKALLGRNVTLAIAAIYIELETFLRREGMESDLRAFCRRHGYHALIAMPVTFTSSNVPVRQLAVYSQQGELLQLVSKALEQATNPSLELSRIPFDSKHITAYNQGNAVASRKKVLPILKDFLKKRSLNESGARPMHSFQEAEDYKGQLGFNEQNVVDNLEGNGLLDDFGEQQDNPDACVGDEWKYKGYPTCFRKQTEDGLDDEKSFPPTPMNSLVEGCPLDRGLPKLTAEAILERINRITVVDSEVKSTGSQ; encoded by the exons AACGAACATGAAGGTCTCGACTTCCACGTGGTGCTTGGGAACGAAGCCTGTGACCTGGACTCTATGGTCTCTGCTCTCTCTCTAGCCTATTATCTTGCCAAG ACCTCTTCCAGCACAAACCTTGTGTTCGTTCCGGTGTTGAACATCCCTCGCGAGGACTTCCCGCTTCGGACAGAAAGCACGTTCTTCCTGAAAGAAATCGGGATATCGAAGGAGCACCTGACGTTCCGTGATGAGATAGACCTGGGGGATCTTTATGAATCTGGGAGGCTGGTGTTGTCACTGGTGGATCACAGTGTGTTACCTAG GGCTGACTCATTCATGGAAGATGTGGTAACAGAGGTGATAGATCACCATGTTACGGAGAGAAAGACAGCTCTGAATTGCCGGGTTACCATCGAGCTGGTGGGATCCTGTAGCACTCTGATAGCGGAGAAGATTTTCCGAGACGCACCTCACATCCTGGACTTCCAGCTAGCGTCTCTGCTCCGTG GCCCTATTGTTCTGGATTGCGTGAACATGACACCGGCGGCCGGCAGGGTGACCCCAAAGGACACCGAGCATGTGACCATCCTGGAATCAAAGTTTCCACATCTGACACCGAGGGGCGCTCTGTTTGATTCGATGATGAAGGCCAAGATCGATGTGTCAG GTTTATCTACAGATCAAATGCTTCGCAAAGACCTCAAGGCCTTGCTGGGTCGCAACGTTACTTTGGCCATTGCTGCTATTTACATAGAACTAGAG ACGTTCCTGCGAAGGGAGGGCATGGAGAGCGACCTGCGGGCTTTCTGCCGCAGACACGGGTACCATGCCCTTATAGCCATGCCGgtcaccttcaccagcagtaaTGTGCCCGTCAGGCAATTAGCGGTGTACAGCCAGCAGGGGGAGCTCCTGCAACTG GTGAGTAAAGCCTTGGAGCAGGCTACGAATCCATCTCTAGAACTGTCCCGGATCCCCTTTGACTCTAAACACATCACGGCCTACAACCAGGGCAACGCCGTCGCTTCGCGCAAAAAAGTCCTGCCAATCCTGAAGGATTTCCTAAAGAAAAGGAGCCTTAACGAGAGTGGCGCTCGCCCCATGCATTCGTTCCAGGAGGCCGAGGACTACAAAGGACAATTGGGATTTAACGAACAAAATGTCGTCGATAACTTAGAGGGCAACGGGTTACTTGACGATTTCGGGGAGCAGCAGGACAACCCGGATGCTTGCGTTGGAGATGAATGGAAGTACAAGGGATACCCAACTTGTTTCAGGAAACAGACTGAGGATGGATTGGACGATGAAAAATCATTTCCTCCCACCCCTATGAACAGTCTGGTGGAAGGCTGTCCCCTTGACCGAGGTCTCCCAAAACTGACTGCGGAAGCCATCTTAGAGAGGATCAACCGTATCACTGTGGTAGATTCTGAGGTAAAGTCTACTGGAAGCCAATGA
- the PRUNE1 gene encoding exopolyphosphatase PRUNE1 isoform X5 — MVSALSLAYYLAKTSSSTNLVFVPVLNIPREDFPLRTESTFFLKEIGISKEHLTFRDEIDLGDLYESGRLVLSLVDHSVLPRADSFMEDVVTEVIDHHVTERKTALNCRVTIELVGSCSTLIAEKIFRDAPHILDFQLASLLRGPIVLDCVNMTPAAGRVTPKDTEHVTILESKFPHLTPRGALFDSMMKAKIDVSGLSTDQMLRKDLKALLGRNVTLAIAAIYIELETFLRREGMESDLRAFCRRHGYHALIAMPVTFTSSNVPVRQLAVYSQQGELLQLVSKALEQATNPSLELSRIPFDSKHITAYNQGNAVASRKKVLPILKDFLKKRSLNESGARPMHSFQEAEDYKGQLGFNEQNVVDNLEGNGLLDDFGEQQDNPDACVGDEWKYKGYPTCFRKQTEDGLDDEKSFPPTPMNSLVEGCPLDRGLPKLTAEAILERINRITVVDSEVKSTGSQ; from the exons ATGGTCTCTGCTCTCTCTCTAGCCTATTATCTTGCCAAG ACCTCTTCCAGCACAAACCTTGTGTTCGTTCCGGTGTTGAACATCCCTCGCGAGGACTTCCCGCTTCGGACAGAAAGCACGTTCTTCCTGAAAGAAATCGGGATATCGAAGGAGCACCTGACGTTCCGTGATGAGATAGACCTGGGGGATCTTTATGAATCTGGGAGGCTGGTGTTGTCACTGGTGGATCACAGTGTGTTACCTAG GGCTGACTCATTCATGGAAGATGTGGTAACAGAGGTGATAGATCACCATGTTACGGAGAGAAAGACAGCTCTGAATTGCCGGGTTACCATCGAGCTGGTGGGATCCTGTAGCACTCTGATAGCGGAGAAGATTTTCCGAGACGCACCTCACATCCTGGACTTCCAGCTAGCGTCTCTGCTCCGTG GCCCTATTGTTCTGGATTGCGTGAACATGACACCGGCGGCCGGCAGGGTGACCCCAAAGGACACCGAGCATGTGACCATCCTGGAATCAAAGTTTCCACATCTGACACCGAGGGGCGCTCTGTTTGATTCGATGATGAAGGCCAAGATCGATGTGTCAG GTTTATCTACAGATCAAATGCTTCGCAAAGACCTCAAGGCCTTGCTGGGTCGCAACGTTACTTTGGCCATTGCTGCTATTTACATAGAACTAGAG ACGTTCCTGCGAAGGGAGGGCATGGAGAGCGACCTGCGGGCTTTCTGCCGCAGACACGGGTACCATGCCCTTATAGCCATGCCGgtcaccttcaccagcagtaaTGTGCCCGTCAGGCAATTAGCGGTGTACAGCCAGCAGGGGGAGCTCCTGCAACTG GTGAGTAAAGCCTTGGAGCAGGCTACGAATCCATCTCTAGAACTGTCCCGGATCCCCTTTGACTCTAAACACATCACGGCCTACAACCAGGGCAACGCCGTCGCTTCGCGCAAAAAAGTCCTGCCAATCCTGAAGGATTTCCTAAAGAAAAGGAGCCTTAACGAGAGTGGCGCTCGCCCCATGCATTCGTTCCAGGAGGCCGAGGACTACAAAGGACAATTGGGATTTAACGAACAAAATGTCGTCGATAACTTAGAGGGCAACGGGTTACTTGACGATTTCGGGGAGCAGCAGGACAACCCGGATGCTTGCGTTGGAGATGAATGGAAGTACAAGGGATACCCAACTTGTTTCAGGAAACAGACTGAGGATGGATTGGACGATGAAAAATCATTTCCTCCCACCCCTATGAACAGTCTGGTGGAAGGCTGTCCCCTTGACCGAGGTCTCCCAAAACTGACTGCGGAAGCCATCTTAGAGAGGATCAACCGTATCACTGTGGTAGATTCTGAGGTAAAGTCTACTGGAAGCCAATGA
- the PRUNE1 gene encoding exopolyphosphatase PRUNE1 isoform X3: MFQLATTLDPWLRMRCLKNEHEGLDFHVVLGNEACDLDSMVSALSLAYYLAKTSSSTNLVFVPVLNIPREDFPLRTESTFFLKEIGISKEHLTFRDEIDLGDLYESGRLVLSLVDHSVLPRADSFMEDVVTEVIDHHVTERKTALNCRVTIELVGSCSTLIAEKIFRDAPHILDFQLASLLRGPIVLDCVNMTPAAGRVTPKDTEHVTILESKFPHLTPRGALFDSMMKAKIDVSGLSTDQMLRKDLKALLGRNVTLAIAAIYIELETFLRREGMESDLRAFCRRHGYHALIAMPVTFTSSNVPVRQLAVYSQQGELLQLVSKALEQATNPSLELSRIPFDSKHITAYNQGNAVASRKKVLPILKDFLKKRSLNESGARPMHSFQEAEDYKGQLGFNEQNVVDNLEGNGLLDDFGEQQDNPDACVGDEWKYKGYPTCFRKQTEDGLDDEKSFPPTPMNSLVEGCPLDRGLPKLTAEAILERINRITVVDSEL, encoded by the exons AACGAACATGAAGGTCTCGACTTCCACGTGGTGCTTGGGAACGAAGCCTGTGACCTGGACTCTATGGTCTCTGCTCTCTCTCTAGCCTATTATCTTGCCAAG ACCTCTTCCAGCACAAACCTTGTGTTCGTTCCGGTGTTGAACATCCCTCGCGAGGACTTCCCGCTTCGGACAGAAAGCACGTTCTTCCTGAAAGAAATCGGGATATCGAAGGAGCACCTGACGTTCCGTGATGAGATAGACCTGGGGGATCTTTATGAATCTGGGAGGCTGGTGTTGTCACTGGTGGATCACAGTGTGTTACCTAG GGCTGACTCATTCATGGAAGATGTGGTAACAGAGGTGATAGATCACCATGTTACGGAGAGAAAGACAGCTCTGAATTGCCGGGTTACCATCGAGCTGGTGGGATCCTGTAGCACTCTGATAGCGGAGAAGATTTTCCGAGACGCACCTCACATCCTGGACTTCCAGCTAGCGTCTCTGCTCCGTG GCCCTATTGTTCTGGATTGCGTGAACATGACACCGGCGGCCGGCAGGGTGACCCCAAAGGACACCGAGCATGTGACCATCCTGGAATCAAAGTTTCCACATCTGACACCGAGGGGCGCTCTGTTTGATTCGATGATGAAGGCCAAGATCGATGTGTCAG GTTTATCTACAGATCAAATGCTTCGCAAAGACCTCAAGGCCTTGCTGGGTCGCAACGTTACTTTGGCCATTGCTGCTATTTACATAGAACTAGAG ACGTTCCTGCGAAGGGAGGGCATGGAGAGCGACCTGCGGGCTTTCTGCCGCAGACACGGGTACCATGCCCTTATAGCCATGCCGgtcaccttcaccagcagtaaTGTGCCCGTCAGGCAATTAGCGGTGTACAGCCAGCAGGGGGAGCTCCTGCAACTG GTGAGTAAAGCCTTGGAGCAGGCTACGAATCCATCTCTAGAACTGTCCCGGATCCCCTTTGACTCTAAACACATCACGGCCTACAACCAGGGCAACGCCGTCGCTTCGCGCAAAAAAGTCCTGCCAATCCTGAAGGATTTCCTAAAGAAAAGGAGCCTTAACGAGAGTGGCGCTCGCCCCATGCATTCGTTCCAGGAGGCCGAGGACTACAAAGGACAATTGGGATTTAACGAACAAAATGTCGTCGATAACTTAGAGGGCAACGGGTTACTTGACGATTTCGGGGAGCAGCAGGACAACCCGGATGCTTGCGTTGGAGATGAATGGAAGTACAAGGGATACCCAACTTGTTTCAGGAAACAGACTGAGGATGGATTGGACGATGAAAAATCATTTCCTCCCACCCCTATGAACAGTCTGGTGGAAGGCTGTCCCCTTGACCGAGGTCTCCCAAAACTGACTGCGGAAGCCATCTTAGAGAGGATCAACCGTATCACTGTGGTAGATTCTGAG